The Rathayibacter caricis DSM 15933 genomic sequence GATCGGAGTCGCGTGCATGGCGGCGATGGCGTTCCTCACCCCGGAGGTGCCGATCGCCGCGGTCGTCGCCCTGCTGGTGCTCAGCGGCGTCGCCCGATCGGCGGGCTTCACCGCCTACAACACCGTCACCTTCGCCGAGGTGCCGGCCGAGGGGATGTCGGGCGCGAACACGCTGAGCGCGACCACGCAGCAGGTCGCGGCGGGCTTCGGAGTCGCGGTGGGCGGCGTCGCCCTCGCGGTCGGGACCGCGCTGGGCCCGGGCCTCGTGCCCTACCGGTTCGCGTTCCTGGTGATCGCGGTGCTGACCCTGGTGCCGCTCGTCGCTGCGGCGCGCCTGACCCGCGACTCCGGCAGCGAGCTGACCCGCTGACGGAGGGGCCGCTGACGAGGAAGGCCGCTGACGGCGAGGGTCAGAGGGCGCCCTGCTCCGGCGTGCCGGCGGGGATCGGAGCGAGACGCACGATGCGCGGCGGCTCCTGCAGCAGCCCCTCGAGCGACGCGTTGAGGCGCGCGACGGGCTCGCCCGCGCCGTGGGCGTCGAGCTCGGCCGCGCTGGTCCACTTCTCGATCATCACGACGGTGCCGTCGGGCGCGTCGTGGATCGAGTAGAGCTCGCAGCCCGGCTCGCCGTGCACCTCCGCGATGCCCGCGCGCAGGGCGTCGACCATCCGCTCGCGGGCGCCCTCGGCGGGGGTGAAGACGACGTGGACGACGACGGGAGCGGTCATGGCGGGATTCCTCACGGTGGGCGGGGCGGAACCCTCCACGCTACTCCGCTCGGTCGGTGCTCCCGCTGAGGCCGAGCGCCATGCCGTCGAGGAGGTCGTGCGCGGTCGAGGTGACGGAGTCGAGTCCGGGCGAGGCGCTGCTCGCGGCGCGCAGGACCTCGCCCCAGATCAGCGCGCCGGCGGCGATGACGTCCTCGCGGCCGGAGCGCAGGTAGGGCAGCGCTGCGGCGTCGGCCGGGGAGAGGCGGGCCAGGTCGTCGCAGGCGGCGAGCACGGTGGCCAGGGGGAGCTCCGCCTCGAGCGCCTCGCGGTCGTAGGCGCGGAGCCGGAGTGCGTGCGCGGCGACGGTCAGCACCGTCGCGGCGACGCCGACCACGCTCC encodes the following:
- a CDS encoding putative quinol monooxygenase — its product is MTAPVVVHVVFTPAEGARERMVDALRAGIAEVHGEPGCELYSIHDAPDGTVVMIEKWTSAAELDAHGAGEPVARLNASLEGLLQEPPRIVRLAPIPAGTPEQGAL